A single genomic interval of Chryseobacterium paludis harbors:
- the mutL gene encoding DNA mismatch repair endonuclease MutL yields the protein MSDIIQLLPDHVANQIAAGEVVQRPASIVKELLENAIDADASKIELIVRDAGKNLIQVVDDGKGMSETDARMAFERHATSKIRGTEDIFKISTKGFRGEALASIAAVAQVELRTKQKETNIGTNIYIEGGVFQFQDPVQTSEGSNFLVKNLFFNVPARRKFLKNNNIEFRHVIDEFQRVALAHENLEFSLFHDDEPVFRLRKGSQMQRIVDIFGRKLQPQLIPIKEDIIWCKLHGFVAKPEGAKKTRGEQFIFVNGRFFKSPYFNKAVQEAFEGLLLPGYIPTFFLFLELDPEKIDVNIHPQKTEVKFEDEHLIFALIRSTIKRSLGIYNVAPSLDFERDPQLDELMQKTFPSKGNSSGVIKMPEIVVDKDYNPFLEERGVIRQTEIQNLAEMYHQNISAEPSKINLFEDEDFDEDLMRLPNGYWLFNKGDRTLMLDLGRMHRLFVSENNKPTKKGTTNSHALLFSLEYHMNEIEKNKYKSIKKYLPELGFDMKIAHESVLRIDAVPEGLKETQVMKFLEDLFDILDYKTEEEFTQYYQNQWTKMQSKSRFDFIYKKDAEQLIKDFTALGFPEFLPNGKRCFYEVPFNDFKNKF from the coding sequence ATGTCAGATATTATTCAGCTTTTACCGGATCATGTGGCCAACCAAATTGCGGCAGGAGAAGTGGTGCAGAGACCTGCATCCATTGTGAAAGAACTATTGGAGAATGCTATCGATGCAGATGCTTCTAAAATTGAGCTGATCGTAAGAGATGCCGGGAAAAATCTGATACAGGTTGTTGATGACGGAAAAGGGATGTCTGAGACGGATGCAAGAATGGCTTTTGAAAGACATGCTACCTCTAAGATCAGAGGAACAGAAGATATCTTTAAAATTTCTACAAAAGGTTTTCGTGGCGAAGCTCTGGCTTCTATTGCTGCAGTAGCTCAAGTAGAGCTGCGCACTAAGCAAAAGGAAACAAATATCGGGACCAACATATATATTGAAGGCGGTGTTTTCCAATTTCAGGATCCGGTACAAACTTCTGAAGGTTCAAACTTTTTAGTAAAGAATCTTTTCTTTAATGTTCCGGCAAGAAGAAAGTTCCTTAAAAATAATAATATCGAATTCAGACATGTAATTGATGAGTTCCAAAGAGTGGCATTAGCTCATGAAAATTTAGAATTCTCTTTATTTCATGACGATGAACCGGTTTTCCGATTGAGAAAAGGAAGTCAGATGCAAAGGATCGTAGATATTTTCGGAAGAAAATTACAGCCACAACTGATTCCTATCAAAGAAGATATTATCTGGTGTAAACTTCATGGATTTGTTGCAAAACCTGAAGGAGCAAAAAAAACCAGAGGCGAACAGTTTATATTCGTTAATGGAAGGTTCTTTAAAAGCCCATATTTTAATAAAGCAGTTCAGGAAGCATTTGAAGGATTGCTTTTACCCGGATATATTCCTACATTTTTTCTTTTCTTAGAGCTTGATCCTGAAAAGATAGATGTTAATATTCATCCACAAAAAACAGAGGTGAAGTTTGAAGATGAGCATCTTATTTTTGCTCTTATCCGCTCAACGATAAAAAGATCTTTGGGAATCTATAATGTCGCTCCAAGTCTGGATTTTGAAAGAGATCCTCAATTGGATGAGCTTATGCAGAAAACGTTTCCTAGTAAAGGAAATAGCAGCGGGGTTATAAAAATGCCGGAGATCGTTGTAGATAAAGATTACAATCCGTTTTTAGAAGAAAGAGGAGTTATAAGACAGACAGAGATACAAAATCTCGCGGAGATGTACCATCAGAATATTTCTGCAGAACCATCAAAAATTAATCTATTTGAAGATGAAGATTTTGATGAAGATCTGATGAGACTTCCCAATGGATATTGGTTATTCAATAAAGGTGACCGAACATTGATGTTGGATTTAGGGAGAATGCACAGGCTTTTCGTTTCAGAAAATAATAAGCCCACAAAAAAAGGGACAACAAACAGCCATGCCCTTCTTTTCTCTCTGGAATACCATATGAATGAAATTGAGAAAAATAAGTATAAATCAATCAAAAAATATCTTCCGGAATTAGGCTTCGATATGAAAATTGCCCATGAAAGTGTTTTAAGGATAGATGCGGTTCCTGAAGGACTTAAAGAGACTCAGGTAATGAAATTCCTTGAAGATCTGTTTGATATTTTAGATTATAAAACAGAAGAAGAGTTTACGCAGTATTATCAGAATCAATGGACGAAGATGCAATCTAAATCCAGATTTGATTTTATTTATAAAAAAGATGCTGAGCAATTAATTAAGGATTTTACAGCATTAGGTTTTCCTGAATTTTTGCCCAATGGCAAACGATGCTTTTATGAAGTTCCATTCAATGATTTTAAAAACAAATTTTAA